One stretch of Candidatus Bathyarchaeia archaeon DNA includes these proteins:
- a CDS encoding YhbY family RNA-binding protein — protein sequence MSKITSKMKRHVKHELKEEGPTIWVGKEGLTPQVLVQVENQLQKTKMVKIRILKSALVTDTAKAIATRTAEQLNAALVEVRGHVFIIYRRRKKQTPTPETDKQ from the coding sequence GTGAGCAAAATAACCTCAAAAATGAAGAGACACGTTAAGCACGAACTCAAAGAAGAAGGACCCACAATTTGGGTAGGAAAAGAAGGCTTAACCCCGCAAGTGTTAGTTCAAGTTGAAAATCAACTGCAAAAAACAAAGATGGTGAAAATCCGGATTCTCAAAAGTGCACTTGTAACAGATACTGCAAAAGCCATTGCAACCAGAACCGCAGAGCAATTGAACGCGGCGCTTGTGGAAGTCCGTGGACACGTCTTTATCATTTACAGACGCCGAAAGAAGCAAACACCAACACCTGAAACCGACAAGCAATAA
- a CDS encoding class II SORL domain-containing protein, which yields MKIGELIQESDWKTEKHVPVIDCPDTVKKDEIFEVTASIGKEVTHPNTTAHHICWIDLYFHPEGEKFPHQIGKFEFTAHGASAQGPDTSTVYTHHKATASMKTSKPGTLFAVSMCNIHGLWQYSKPIKVE from the coding sequence ATGAAAATAGGTGAATTAATCCAAGAATCAGACTGGAAAACCGAAAAGCACGTTCCTGTTATTGACTGCCCTGACACCGTTAAAAAAGACGAGATTTTTGAGGTAACTGCAAGCATAGGCAAAGAGGTTACTCACCCTAACACAACTGCACACCACATCTGTTGGATAGACTTGTACTTCCACCCTGAAGGCGAAAAGTTCCCACACCAAATCGGCAAATTCGAATTTACCGCCCACGGAGCTTCAGCACAAGGACCCGACACAAGCACAGTTTACACCCACCACAAAGCAACAGCAAGCATGAAAACAAGCAAACCAGGAACCCTATTCGCAGTCTCAATGTGCAACATACACGGACTCTGGCAGTACTCAAAACCGATAAAGGTAGAATAA
- a CDS encoding hotdog fold thioesterase, whose product MKGTDYFRQYIGIQQVEAKDGYAKMTMEVTKQHTNALGFTHGGALFSFADCAFAEASNFGDKVAVAVQVSINFLRPTKEGDLLTAEAVRVSEGKTFGLYNITIRKEEKIVAVFSGLACKQ is encoded by the coding sequence ATGAAGGGAACAGACTACTTCAGGCAATACATAGGCATCCAACAAGTCGAAGCAAAAGACGGTTACGCAAAAATGACCATGGAAGTCACTAAACAACACACAAACGCGTTAGGCTTCACTCATGGGGGAGCCCTTTTCTCGTTTGCAGACTGCGCCTTCGCCGAAGCCTCAAATTTCGGAGACAAAGTCGCCGTTGCGGTTCAGGTAAGCATAAACTTTCTCAGACCCACAAAAGAAGGCGACCTGCTAACTGCCGAGGCGGTCAGGGTTTCAGAGGGCAAAACCTTCGGATTATACAACATCACGATACGCAAGGAAGAAAAAATCGTCGCGGTTTTCTCAGGGTTAGCCTGCAAACAGTAA
- a CDS encoding ribonuclease P protein component 4 gives MNFTAKQIARQRIQTLIQQAANTYKADPKRAQSYLWTARKVAMAARIRLPPTCKQQICKKCNTLLIPGESSRVRIKPRREPHVVVTCLECGYQTRIPLKAKKEKTKSEQNNLKNEETR, from the coding sequence GTGAATTTCACCGCAAAACAGATAGCGCGACAACGCATACAAACACTTATCCAACAAGCAGCAAACACATACAAGGCTGACCCGAAACGGGCTCAAAGTTACCTGTGGACCGCCAGAAAAGTAGCGATGGCAGCCAGAATTCGACTGCCACCCACATGCAAACAGCAAATCTGCAAAAAATGCAACACCCTGCTTATCCCGGGGGAAAGCAGTCGTGTGCGGATAAAGCCTCGAAGGGAACCCCACGTTGTGGTCACCTGTTTAGAGTGTGGTTACCAAACCCGAATACCCCTCAAAGCCAAAAAGGAGAAAACAAAAAGTGAGCAAAATAACCTCAAAAATGAAGAGACACGTTAA